A segment of the bacterium genome:
ACCGCGGCCCGCGCTCAGGACAAGTCGGCGAAGTACACCCAGTTCGTCCAGATGAGCACCCAGCTCATGAACGAGTTGCAGAACACCGAGCGCGAATTGGTCGACGCTCTCCAGACCCAATTCCGCAACCTCGAGACTTTTTGGCAGACCGTCGCGACCTTCCGCGACGAGACCTTCCGCACCAACGATCGCGTCATGACGATGCGGTAAGAAGGAGGTTATTCAAGGGGTTTTTGCGATATTATCTTGTCAGCCTGGGCGGGACGTTTTAGCCTATTGACCTATGGTCATTCCGAAAAATCCATCCGGTCCCGCTCCCGACGCCGGAGCGACAGAGTCTCCGCCGCCTTGGCTCAACGCGCTGGGCGAGTTGCTCGACAAGATCGATCCCAAGGATTCCGAGAAGGCGCTGCGCGACCTGGAAGAGTTTATTCAGGGGGATTCGACTTGGGCCCAGGTCCAAGGGATTCCCCAGCAGATGCTCTTGGACATCGCCGAAAGAGGCTATCTCAAGTTCAAGAGCGGACGCATGAAGGAGGCCGAGATACTGTTCAAGGGGCTCTCCGCTCTGGATCACAAGACCGCTTATTACCACACGGCCTTGGGCGCGATTTACCAGAAGCAGGAGAATTACCTCGATGCCCTGGCCGAATACACGGCGGCCATCGAGCTCGATCCCGAGGACGCCACGGCCTATGTCAATCGCGGCGAGATCTACTACCTGCTCGGCTCCGATGACTTGCCGATGCAGGATTTCGAAGCCGCGATCCAGCTCGATCCCCAGGGCAAGGATCCCTGGGCCAACCGGGCCCGCTTCCTCAAGAAGCAGGTCCTCGACGAGCGGGCCGAGTACGATGCCGCGGAAAAGGCGGCGAAGGGTTGAAATTGTAGGAGTGATGACCCATGGCGATGAAAAACATTCGCGATAACTTCGCGATTCAAGCTCAAATGCAAGAGACTCTCGGCCGAGCCGG
Coding sequences within it:
- a CDS encoding tetratricopeptide repeat protein; its protein translation is MVIPKNPSGPAPDAGATESPPPWLNALGELLDKIDPKDSEKALRDLEEFIQGDSTWAQVQGIPQQMLLDIAERGYLKFKSGRMKEAEILFKGLSALDHKTAYYHTALGAIYQKQENYLDALAEYTAAIELDPEDATAYVNRGEIYYLLGSDDLPMQDFEAAIQLDPQGKDPWANRARFLKKQVLDERAEYDAAEKAAKG